The DNA window TACCTCCCAAATACGTCTAAACTTCCTTCAATTGGGGCATTAACGGGGTTGTACAGCCCACCGGCCAGAGATAATTTTGCCACTTTAAACTGAGTGTGGATTAACAAAATTAAAGTTTTCATTCTAAAATATAACACAATGAAAAAGAATATATTAGGTATATTTCTGATCGTGATGGCAATTTTTACCGGAGCGATGGTTCAAAGCGGATGCGGTTCGCGGCAAAACAGTTCGGAGAGCAACGATGGTGAACTGAAAGGCACGATCTCGATATCCGGAGCATTTGCGCTTTATCCGCTCACTGTGCGCTGGGCTGAGGAATTTCAAAAAGAGTATCCTGATGTCAGAATAGACATCAGTGCCGGTGGCGCCGGAAAAGGGATGGCCGATGTGTTGTCGGGGATGGTCGACCTGGCGATGTTTTCGAGGGAGATCACACCACCGGAGATCGAAAAAGGGGCGTGGTGGGTAGCAGTGAGCAAGGATGCAGTGCTGGCTACCATTAACGCCGGCAACCCTTTTTTGGATCAGATCAGGCAACACGGAATTTCGAAGGAGGCGTTCATCGGAATTTTTCTTGATCAAAACATCAAACTATGGAACGAATGCCCCGGAATAACGGGTGAGAGTGATAAGATCAATGTTTTTACCCGCTCGGATGCCTGCGGGGCAGCCGAAATGTGGGGGTTATTTCTTGGCAAAAACCAGGAAAGCCTTAAAGGTATCGGGGTTTTTGGCGATCCGGGCATAGCCGATGCGGTGAAAAACGATAAACTCGGGCTGGGGTACAACAATGTGATCTATGCCTACGACATCAACACCCGGAAAAAATATGACGGGATTGAGATCGTCCCCATCGACATGAACGGCAATGGGATTGTTGACCCGGAAGAGGACTT is part of the Bacteroidales bacterium genome and encodes:
- a CDS encoding PstS family phosphate ABC transporter substrate-binding protein, which produces MKKNILGIFLIVMAIFTGAMVQSGCGSRQNSSESNDGELKGTISISGAFALYPLTVRWAEEFQKEYPDVRIDISAGGAGKGMADVLSGMVDLAMFSREITPPEIEKGAWWVAVSKDAVLATINAGNPFLDQIRQHGISKEAFIGIFLDQNIKLWNECPGITGESDKINVFTRSDACGAAEMWGLFLGKNQESLKGIGVFGDPGIADAVKNDKLGLGYNNVIYAYDINTRKKYDGIEIVPIDMNGNGIVDPEEDFYGTLDEVCAAIADYRYPSPPARDLYLVSKGKPDNKLVIEFLHWILVNGQQYVSEAGYVHLSDTKIENELQKLK